The Haliotis asinina isolate JCU_RB_2024 chromosome 2, JCU_Hal_asi_v2, whole genome shotgun sequence genomic interval TGTGAAATAGTGCCTTTAAAATAAGCTTGTTCATCACAACTGTATTTGTAAGTTTGTTTTTCTTCAGGGGTCTACTATGGTTGGAGAATGATAATGATATGCATGATATgtgtgaaaatgttcatttcattaactcatttgtttcagtattttgaTAGCAACccatattttgacaatgaaatGATAACTAAAGAGTTCCATTTGAATGATACTGGTGAACCCTCCTCCAAGTCGACACCGATCAAATGGAAAAGTGGAAAAGTATGTACTGAAGTTTCCTTGAAGTTTCCATGGTCTAGTTTCTTATAAAGATAACTTACTACAGATCATCGATATGTAGTAGGATAATAGGCATTAGTAAAGATTTGAAAGATTGATTGGCAAATTAACATAAAGTTGTTTACTGGATACCTTTGAACCTGCCTACTGAAGGATCTAGAACTTGCATGATAAATTTGCAATTTGTTTACTGTAAAGTTTCCACAGGTTTCCAATGTTTCTAAGAAATACATCGCTTATATATTGTACACGAAAAGATAAATACTAACAAGGTCAGAAATGTGAGTTTAAAATTGTGATAAACAAACATTAAGCAGCATCCAAACAGTTTTTGTGCTGTCTAAATCAACCTGTTTTAAGTCAGTATTTGTTTTGTCAGGACTTGACAAAGAAATCCAGCCAACCCAGTAAGGGACGAAAGCGTAACCATGAGGAGCAGGAATCCTTCTTCTGTTGGTTCTCAGATCACGGGGATGCTGGGGCTGATGAGTTAGGAGAGGTCATAAAAGATGATATCTGGCCCAATCCTTTACAGTACTACTTGGTAAGTGTTTGGGCAGTTTGCTACCTCCAGCCTAGTATGGTCTTAGTTCTGGTTGTGCCTAGCTGACTTACTCTATGCAGGTCCGGGTtagatttatcttcagtaaaccacgcttgtcgtcagaggcgactaatgagatcagGCAGTGTCTCACTGGTtgggttgacatgtcatcagttcccaagtgCATAGATCGGTgataatgctgttgatcagtggattgtctggttcagacttaatAATTTACAGTTTATTTTTGGCTGGACTATGActtagtgcagtgtaaaactaaacacacttatTTGGTTGACTTTGGTATTGTTGTAGTATAATGTTTCTGATCTGTTGCCTCTTTACGTGAATGAATATTTTGCCAAGATGTGACAAAACAATTCCTGATATATATTAACCTAAAGTCTTAACTCAGTCATGGTTTCTCAGTAGTTCCTTCAGATTTGTCAATCAAATACACACAAATATGAATCCAGATGTAAACATTTAGATATAATCACATTACAGGATACTCGTTCAGAAGACAAATATTTACAAGGCaaatggacctgtgaaggtcccggggtagaataggcctacagcaacccatgcttgccataaaaggcgacttagcttgtcttaagaggcgactaacgggatcgggtggtcagactcgctgacttggttggcacgtcattggttcccaatcacgcagatcgatgctcatgttgttgatcactggattgtctggtccagactcaattatttacagaccgctgggatattgctgagtgcggcgtaaaactgaactcactcactcactacaaggcAAATGTCAATTTCTCTTTTGCAGGCTTCAGAAATTGATGAGGAGGGTGGAGGTGATGGGGGTAAGTGCTTGCTTCATTATGTTTTGTTGTCAGTAATAAGGAGTCAGAACGTTCCAGACCTATCGAAGAATGTGCCAGCAGGAACAAAAGGTCAAATAGTTTACCACAAAGGGTTCTGAATAGGaacccgtgaatatccgggttagaattcactaacccatgcttgtcataagaggtgacaaacgggattgggtggtggGGTTTGCTCCCATTTGTATCACAACTGGGCAggtcaatgttcatgatgttgagcATTGGATTGATTGTCTGATGGAGAAGTATTATTTATGGACtgctgccaaatagctggagtattgcagagtgtggtataaaactaaactcacccagtcTCTCTGAAAAGCAGTTGTAATGGATGACGTTTGTTCTAGACCTATAATTTTGCTGTAACACCAGTCAGCATTAAGAAAACTGCAACGATGCATCATTCCTGTTTATAATAATATCTTAGtaagtttggtttgttgtttaatgttgaactgagaaatgtttcagcaatatgaagCCAGTCTGTGAACGCTAAGTATGGATCGGTccctggattgcctggttcagtctagtttatttgcagactgctgccttgtcatgtagctggaatattactgagtgtggtgtttAACAACAGAAACAAACCAGAATGTCCATTGCTATGGTGAACAATCGTACGGTATTGTGGCATAAGGACATGATGTTCACCAAGTCACTGTATCAGACAAACTAACCCCCTTAATGCCTTGGTTGTATCTTTGGTTGCTGGCATAACATTCTAACCTCTAGTCAACACATGGAAGTTGGTGTACCAACACTGAACCACTAAACAGTCACACAGAAATAATTACAATATGTATGCCTGATCAGTATCGTCACTCTCATAGACAGCATTCTCATCTCCTTGGGAAGTATACAACTTGAACAGCCCATTAAGTCTTCTGCGAATTTAAGTCATGATGGGCACATGTAGATGGCTGACAATAGACAGGTTTGAGACTCCAATTATGTTGAGTGTGTCTTCATCAATGCTGTTGGTTCTTACAGATGATTTGGATGAGGAAGGTCTGGATGATGAAGAAGGAGATGTAGAAGAGGACTTTGAGGGGGAAGATGAGGTATGTCATTTCTACATTGACCcacatttattttcaactcataATTTTTAGCATTTGATGTGTGTATATCTTTATCTGTGAAGCTAAAAATTAATTGGTCAATTTGTTCTGAGCCAGTTTGCACAACCTATCTTGGCTGTGTTGATTATACTAATTTACAGTGGCCTTGCCTTTGTGTTGGCACTCATGTGCCTTGGTGTTTAATGGTGTAGACACAACTGAAGTAATGTTGATAAATATACCAAGAATAGAAAGTTAAGTGCCAGCCTGTTTCAAAATTAAGATGTAAAGCTGTGGAAATGTGAGGCTGAACTAATTGAGAAGACAATCCATATTCAGGGATGAgaaatttccgcggatccgcggaaatccgcgtttttttacatccccagggtcatttttctgaaacgtctaaatatatatacagtgttaatattgattttagaagccatatttagtgtgtaaaatgccaaaatccccagacccccgactagttttcagctgtaaatgaaaatttccattctcatccctgcatatttagagaaggttcatctggtaacGGTTTTAGGGatatcataatcatttgtatttacaattaaaggaaatattgttacagatatgatgacactgcCTATTAAATCAGAATAACTATTCCTGTTGTGCTTATACAAGACTATTAAATTTAGATTTCACTTGTTAATagtgacaatcatgtgaccacACAACAGTCATtgctgattttcacttttcaaaagaaggtaacgtttttgaggaaaacaaaatgcacatgCATCCTGTTGAAAGTAAGAGATAATTTCCATTATAGCTTAGTTTTTAACATAAAAGTACTAAATCAAATTATGATGACTtgttttttctgaaagatttttTATGTGCCAacctatattttttcaaaatgggtGGCACTTTACTTTTTATTCACAGTGTACATCCTTGCTTATCTAGTGATTCTTTTCTTCCTTCACTGTCAGTGTAGAATTTTATGAAAAAGTTTGTTAATGCACTCTACACTTGTCTATTACagttcaaatattttttatatgacATTAAGTTAGAATTAGTGTCCTTTAAAACGAGTCCCAACTATGGCTTTTCTTTAGTGTTTATCTTTCCATGACCCTCAAAACTGAATCTGGTAGTGTGTCAGATCTAAGTTTGAATAGAATGACATGATTATTCCTATCAAATGTTAAGTATAGGAAACTCTTGGACAGTAAGACTTCAGGCCTGCTCAGTATTATCAGAATTGTGTTCTGCATTTTTCAGAAGATGCAATTTTAGAGTTTATTTTTGCAGAGAACTGGAATATGAGATTTTCAGGGATGGTAATTTTCTGCGGATTCACAGATTTCTGCTGAGTTTATTTGAAACAGATCAGTTTTGCATTTCGTCTGAAACCCCATTTGATGATGTAAtaagttttcagctgaaaatcgaATTCCTGTTGACATCCCTGAGTTACTGAGTAGCCCCTCAGTTAAAACCAAGGTCTGCACATACCTCCATTCACATGGCTGTGCAACCTGATGGCGAGATTGCTGTTCTAAGCATAATGATATTTGGTTTTAGGGCCATAGTATGTATAAAACAGGATCACTTACTGTCCTTCATCGTAAAACACCATATAAGACTATATACAACATGTGGCCCTAGTGGACTGTAAATGACTGGCAGCCACCAATCTGAAGCTGTATGGCAGAAACAGTTACTCAGGTTTTGTAAACTTAGCTTGATTTTATGAGAAACATTTAGGCTAAGTTTGTTAAGAATATCTGACAGGAAGAGTTGAGGTCTGTGTAAGAAAGCTGTTAAGACCCAGATAGCATGGACATGGGAATCCTATTACTTGGTCACTGTTCAGTTAGTCTTCAAGAGAGCTTTATCCTGTTATGTTCCAGGAATTGGGGGAGGAGGAGGCAGAGGATGGAGAAGAAGGGGGAGAGGAGGAGGAAGGTTAAGATCATCAGATCATCGGCTGTCATCGTCATTTCCCATCATTCACTGGCAGACTACCCTGGGTTGAGGCGGCGGATACTAACCTGCACCCATGGCTAACTGACAACACGTGGACAACACTTAACTACACCAATGCTAGAGTAGATGTTAAGCATGTCGAgaggttttgtttttgtatatttgGCTGTGTTGGTTTATGGTTAACAGAGGCGAGCCCAGCTTAACTCCATTACCAATTTATCTTTCTGACTTAAGCAAGGTGAGAGATAAACGTGAAGGAGTTAATGGGTTATATGTTCTGTGTGACTTTGTGTGTGAGCAGTTCAAGTATTAGCTACGACGTAAACAGTTTCAATTAATTAGGTAAATAATCCATTGGTGACACTCATCTCAGGAAAACTTCTTCATTGTATTTAAGTACAGTCTGTTGTACCGTGGTTTCTGAATGGCATTTCTATGTGGTCGTGAAGATAGCAGCTGAGGGTTAGCCATGGGTGTCTTGGAATAATCTTTTGTTTTTGCCTGGTTTGGATGGATTTAACTGATTCATTCTTGATGGAGGTCTAAACCTACTGCTTGACAATTATTTTATGATCTTGTTTGTCTTGTGTACCAGATGTTTTATATTTTGGAAAGTGTTTAGGATAGATATGAAGAGACGAGTTTCACAGCGAAACCTCTGCATGTTTTAAGTAAATGTGTATTCAGTGTCTGATCCTGATGTtaagaaatgaacacatttgatGTTCTTACAAATTAAGTCCTTTTTTTATTGTTATGAGTTTTCGGTTATCTTAAAATGTTATTTCTCCAGTGAATAGACCAATACATCATTTCTCAGTTTGTTTGTAACAGTATTAGGTAGTGAAATTAAGATCAAATGGAAGAGTTACTCCTCTTGCATTTCAGTTGTGTATTTATGTAAACGTTAACTTTGAGACCAATATGTAATTTAGGTAAAGGCAAGAATTCAATTTTTAACAATTTAACATACTCATGACAGTAATGAATAATACCGCCGAAGGTTTTGTACAAAGCACATCAACCATCAAGATCATTTCCATGAAGCATGTGACAAGGCAGTTCGTGTTTCGGTGTTGGAATAACGGTGTCAAGTCCAGCAATCATATTTGTGTATTATTATCAATGATGTTGCTCTCAGAGTTCAGTAAACTAGAAACCTCCTCACttccataaagtaaaaacatttTGTACATATGTCTTTTGCATTGGCATTGCTTGGCCAGCTTCACAGGAACTTACAATTTCGTGGTAGTGCTACCTTGCATTTATGAGTGTGGAGGAGAGGAAAAGTGATGTTAAGATAGCTTTTCTGACTTGGCCTAGGAGTT includes:
- the LOC137273486 gene encoding protein SET-like — its product is MATPAKVTKPEGKNNHDTADEQADKEQQEAIEQIDEVQNEIDRLNEQASEEILTVEQKYNKLRQPYFQKRSDLIAKIPNFWVTAFVNHPQVSALLNEEDEEALQYLTKVEVQEFEDIKSGYRINFYFDSNPYFDNEMITKEFHLNDTGEPSSKSTPIKWKSGKDLTKKSSQPSKGRKRNHEEQESFFCWFSDHGDAGADELGEVIKDDIWPNPLQYYLASEIDEEGGGDGDDLDEEGLDDEEGDVEEDFEGEDEELGEEEAEDGEEGGEEEEG